A portion of the Sus scrofa isolate TJ Tabasco breed Duroc chromosome 5, Sscrofa11.1, whole genome shotgun sequence genome contains these proteins:
- the MGP gene encoding matrix Gla protein precursor: protein MKSLLLLSVLAALAVAALCYESHESLESYEINPFLNRRNANTFISPQQRWRAKAQERIRELNKPPYELNREACDDYKLCERYAMVYGYNAAYNRYFRQRPGAK from the exons ATGAAGAGCCTGCTCCTTCTCTCCGTCCTGGCTGCCTTGGCCGTGGCAGCCCTGTGCTATG aatCTCATGAGAGCTTGGAATCCTATGAAATCA atCCCTTCCTTAACAGGAGAAATGCTAATACCTTTATATCGCCACAGCAGAGATGGAGAGCGAAAGCCCAAGAGAG AATCCGAGAACTCAACAAGCCTCCCTATGAGTTAAACCGGGAAGCTTGCGATGACTACAAACTTTGCGAACGCTATGCCATGGTTTATGGATACAACGCCGCCTACAATCGTTATTTCCGGCAGCGCCCAGGGGCCAAATAA